The Anguilla anguilla isolate fAngAng1 chromosome 4, fAngAng1.pri, whole genome shotgun sequence genome has a window encoding:
- the rxfp3.2b gene encoding relaxin family peptide receptor 3.2b, with product MQDNSSLHALGSAGECGLALEGGGGGGSRANRTGDPLGNLSLRCWLHFLTRESSSELYADGTNTAVRVIIALVYSVVCALGLVGNLLALYLLRSRHRQKRSSINCFVMGLALTDLQFVLTLPFWAVDTALDFRWPFGRVMCKIVSTVTAMNMYASVFFLTAMSVARYNSVANALKMRSREAAAACAKWTSLAIWATSLAATLPHAVYSTSVQVSDEELCLVRFPDSARWDPQLLLGLYQTQKVLLGFVAPLAVISVCYLLLLRYVLSRRVSGAAGGEAEQGRHKRRSRVTRSVVIVVLSFFLCWLPNQALTLWGVLIKFDLVPFSNAFYVAQAYAFPLSVCLAHTNSCLNPVLYCLVRQEFRTGLKELLLRATPSFRRLARLAPRKAKVAEAPPVLVLVQMDVGV from the coding sequence ATGCAGGATAACAGCAGCTTGCATGCGCTGGGGTCGGCAGGCGAGTGCGGTCTGGCGCTggagggcggcggcggcggcggcagtcGGGCCAATCGCACGGGCGACCCGCTCGGGAACCTCTCCCTCCGCTGCTGGCTGCACTTCCTGACCCGGGAGTCCAGCTCGGAGCTGTACGCGGACGGCACCAACACGGCGGTGCGCGTGATCATCGCCCTGGTGTACTCGGTGGTGTGCGCGCTGGGGCTCGTGGGCAACCTGCTGGCGCTCTACCTGCTGCGCTCGCGCCACCGGCAGAAGCGGAGCTCCATCAACTGCTTCGTCATGGGCCTGGCGCTCACCGACCTGCAGTTCGTGCTGACGCTGCCCTTCTGGGCGGTGGACACGGCGCTGGACTTCCGCTGGCCCTTCGGCCGCGTCATGTGCAAGATCGTCAGCACCGTCACCGCCATGAACATGTACGCCAGCGTCTTCTTCCTCACCGCCATGAGCGTGGCGCGCTACAACTCCGTCGCCAACGCGCTGAAGATGCGCAGCCGCGAGGCGGCCGCCGCCTGCGCCAAGTGGACCAGCCTGGCCATCTGGGCGACGTCGCTGGCGGCGACGCTGCCTCACGCCGTCTACTCCACCAGCGTGCAGGTGTCGGACGAGGAGCTGTGCCTGGTGCGCTTCCCGGACTCGGCCCGCTGGGACCcgcagctgctgctgggcctGTACCAGACGCAGAAGGTGCTGCTGGGCTTCGTGGCGCCGCTGGCCGTCATCTCCGTCTGctacctgctgctgctgcgctaCGTCCTGAGCCGGCGGGTGAgcggggcggcgggcggcgAGGCCGAGCAGGGCCGGCACAAGCGCCGGTCCCGCGTCACCCGGTCGGTGGTCATCGTGGTGCTCTCCTTCTTCCTGTGCTGGCTGCCCAACCAGGCGCTCACGCTGTGGGGCGTGCTGATCAAGTTCGACCTGGTGCCGTTCAGCAACGCCTTCTACGTGGCGCAGGCCTACGCCTTCCCGCTGTCCGTCTGCCTGGCGCACACCAACAGCTGCCTCAACCCCGTGCTCTACTGCCTGGTGCGGCAGGAGTTCCGCACGGGCCTGAAGGAGCTGCTGCTGCGGGCCACGCCCTCCTTCCGCCGCCTGGCCCGGCTGGCGCCCCGCAAGGCCAAGGTCGCCGAGGCCCCCccggtgctggtgctggtgcagaTGGACGTCGGAGTCTGA
- the creb3l3a gene encoding cyclic AMP-responsive element-binding protein 3-like protein 3-A isoform X2, producing MLCWSLNFVPQTQTQTRRALRQEQAAFKGDFIVSLKRYNPGTGLMEHYSEQGCGGMDLLDLLFDQTDGILRNEELGHHGNQAWPIPERGIPVDGTTDFLNALLSGSDSVSGSPLWSPSPSDSGISEDPHSDQMDSPPPPDSPPVEPHCRRALPNTKSALDGFVEPDFSTNLDGWPYSFVAGSAAGRPPASELREGHSASPAFPLTVKDLLLSSAAEHGLMPTSSCQTQQPSHQPFQELILNDDEKKLLAKEGVTLPSKLPLTKYEERILKKIRRKIRNKQSAQESRKKKKEYIDGLESRMAACNAQNQELQRKVFQLEKRNTSLMEQLRRLQVMVMSGSNKTAQTGTCILVLVLSFSLILFPCLQPLSESKARDGGDFGLVRVQSRSLHNVLSSRVLESLEHDHPEADQEPFSADGGVEEIAALLGRSALGPEPRNASLGEGSHRHGDPITGHIATVTWAARHDTPLRSYADDM from the exons ATGCTGTGTTGGAGTTTAAACTTTGTcccgcagacgcagacgcagacgcggCGAGCCCTGCGGCAGGAACAAGCGGCTTTTAAAGGAGATTTCATAGTTTCCTTGAAAAGGTACAATCCTGGGACCGGACTGATGGAGCACTACTCTGAGCAG GGCTGCGGTGGAATGGACTTGTTAGACCTTCTATTTGACCAGACTGATGGAATCCTACGTAACGAGGAACTAGGGCACCATGGAAACCAAGCCTGGCCAATCCCAGAGCGTGGT ataCCAGTTGATGGCACCACCGACTTCCTGAATGCCTTGCTGAGTGGCAGCGATTCTGTGTCGGGTTCCCCCCTGTGGTCCCCCTCTCCCAGCGACAGTGGCATCAGCGAGGACCCCCACTCAGATCAAATGgacagccccccgccccctgacaGCCCCCCTGTGGAGCCCCACTGCCGCAGGGCTCTCCCTAACACCAAATCGGCTTTGGACGGCTTTGTGGAGCCTGACTTCTCAACTAACCTGG ACGGCTGGCCCTACAGCTTCGTCGCCGGGAGCGCCGCGGGGAGGCCGCCTGCGTCGGAGCTGCGCGAGGGCCACTCTGCGTCGCCCGCGTTCCCCCTCACCGTCAAAGACCTGCTGCTCTCCAGCGCCGCCGAgcat GGTTTAATGCCCACCTCTTCCTGCCAGACTCAGCAGCCTTCCCATCAGCCCTTTCAGGAACTCATTCTCAATGACGACGAGAAGAAGCTTCTGGCAAAGGAGGGTGTGACTCTGCCCTCCAAGTTGCCCCTGACCAAG TATGAGGAAAGGATCCTGAAGAAGATTCGCAGAAAGATCCGGAACAAGCAGTCAGCCCAGGagagcaggaagaagaagaaggaataTATTGACGGACTGGAGAGCAG GATGGCAGCATGCAATGCACAGAACCAGGAACTGCAGAGGAAGGTCTTTCAGCTGGAGAAACGCAACAC GTCTCTGATGGAGCAGCTGCGCAGACTGCAAGTCATGGTCATGAGCGGGTCCAACAAAACAGCGCAAACAGGGACCTGCATCCTG GTGCTGgtcctgtctttctccctcatCCTGTTCCCCTGCCTGCAGCCGCTCTCCGAGAGCAAAGCTCGTGACGGAGGAGACTTCGGCCTGGTGAGAG TGCAGTCCCGGTCCCTGCACAACGTCCTGTCCTCGCGCGTGCTGGAGAGCCTGGAGCACGACCACCCCGAGGCGGACCAGGAGCCGTTCTCGGCGGACGGCGGGGTGGAGGAGATCGCGGCGCTCCTGGGCCGCTCCGCCCTCGGCCCGGAGCCCCGCAACGCCAGCCTGGGCGAGGGGAGCCATCGCCACGGGGACCCCATCACCGGCCACATCGCCACGGTGACCTGGGCGGCGCGCCACGACACGCCTCTCCGCTCCTACGCGGATGATATGTGA
- the creb3l3a gene encoding cyclic AMP-responsive element-binding protein 3-like protein 3-A isoform X3 has translation MLCWSLNFVPQTQTQTRRALRQEQAAFKGDFIVSLKRYNPGTGLMEHYSEQGCGGMDLLDLLFDQTDGILRNEELGHHGNQAWPIPERGIPVDGTTDFLNALLSGSDSVSGSPLWSPSPSDSGISEDPHSDQMDSPPPPDSPPVEPHCRRALPNTKSALDGFVEPDFSTNLADGWPYSFVAGSAAGRPPASELREGHSASPAFPLTVKDLLLSSAAEHTQQPSHQPFQELILNDDEKKLLAKEGVTLPSKLPLTKYEERILKKIRRKIRNKQSAQESRKKKKEYIDGLESRMAACNAQNQELQRKVFQLEKRNTSLMEQLRRLQVMVMSGSNKTAQTGTCILVLVLSFSLILFPCLQPLSESKARDGGDFGLVRVQSRSLHNVLSSRVLESLEHDHPEADQEPFSADGGVEEIAALLGRSALGPEPRNASLGEGSHRHGDPITGHIATVTWAARHDTPLRSYADDM, from the exons ATGCTGTGTTGGAGTTTAAACTTTGTcccgcagacgcagacgcagacgcggCGAGCCCTGCGGCAGGAACAAGCGGCTTTTAAAGGAGATTTCATAGTTTCCTTGAAAAGGTACAATCCTGGGACCGGACTGATGGAGCACTACTCTGAGCAG GGCTGCGGTGGAATGGACTTGTTAGACCTTCTATTTGACCAGACTGATGGAATCCTACGTAACGAGGAACTAGGGCACCATGGAAACCAAGCCTGGCCAATCCCAGAGCGTGGT ataCCAGTTGATGGCACCACCGACTTCCTGAATGCCTTGCTGAGTGGCAGCGATTCTGTGTCGGGTTCCCCCCTGTGGTCCCCCTCTCCCAGCGACAGTGGCATCAGCGAGGACCCCCACTCAGATCAAATGgacagccccccgccccctgacaGCCCCCCTGTGGAGCCCCACTGCCGCAGGGCTCTCCCTAACACCAAATCGGCTTTGGACGGCTTTGTGGAGCCTGACTTCTCAACTAACCTGG CAGACGGCTGGCCCTACAGCTTCGTCGCCGGGAGCGCCGCGGGGAGGCCGCCTGCGTCGGAGCTGCGCGAGGGCCACTCTGCGTCGCCCGCGTTCCCCCTCACCGTCAAAGACCTGCTGCTCTCCAGCGCCGCCGAgcat ACTCAGCAGCCTTCCCATCAGCCCTTTCAGGAACTCATTCTCAATGACGACGAGAAGAAGCTTCTGGCAAAGGAGGGTGTGACTCTGCCCTCCAAGTTGCCCCTGACCAAG TATGAGGAAAGGATCCTGAAGAAGATTCGCAGAAAGATCCGGAACAAGCAGTCAGCCCAGGagagcaggaagaagaagaaggaataTATTGACGGACTGGAGAGCAG GATGGCAGCATGCAATGCACAGAACCAGGAACTGCAGAGGAAGGTCTTTCAGCTGGAGAAACGCAACAC GTCTCTGATGGAGCAGCTGCGCAGACTGCAAGTCATGGTCATGAGCGGGTCCAACAAAACAGCGCAAACAGGGACCTGCATCCTG GTGCTGgtcctgtctttctccctcatCCTGTTCCCCTGCCTGCAGCCGCTCTCCGAGAGCAAAGCTCGTGACGGAGGAGACTTCGGCCTGGTGAGAG TGCAGTCCCGGTCCCTGCACAACGTCCTGTCCTCGCGCGTGCTGGAGAGCCTGGAGCACGACCACCCCGAGGCGGACCAGGAGCCGTTCTCGGCGGACGGCGGGGTGGAGGAGATCGCGGCGCTCCTGGGCCGCTCCGCCCTCGGCCCGGAGCCCCGCAACGCCAGCCTGGGCGAGGGGAGCCATCGCCACGGGGACCCCATCACCGGCCACATCGCCACGGTGACCTGGGCGGCGCGCCACGACACGCCTCTCCGCTCCTACGCGGATGATATGTGA
- the creb3l3a gene encoding cyclic AMP-responsive element-binding protein 3-like protein 3-A isoform X1, with protein MLCWSLNFVPQTQTQTRRALRQEQAAFKGDFIVSLKRYNPGTGLMEHYSEQGCGGMDLLDLLFDQTDGILRNEELGHHGNQAWPIPERGIPVDGTTDFLNALLSGSDSVSGSPLWSPSPSDSGISEDPHSDQMDSPPPPDSPPVEPHCRRALPNTKSALDGFVEPDFSTNLADGWPYSFVAGSAAGRPPASELREGHSASPAFPLTVKDLLLSSAAEHGLMPTSSCQTQQPSHQPFQELILNDDEKKLLAKEGVTLPSKLPLTKYEERILKKIRRKIRNKQSAQESRKKKKEYIDGLESRMAACNAQNQELQRKVFQLEKRNTSLMEQLRRLQVMVMSGSNKTAQTGTCILVLVLSFSLILFPCLQPLSESKARDGGDFGLVRVQSRSLHNVLSSRVLESLEHDHPEADQEPFSADGGVEEIAALLGRSALGPEPRNASLGEGSHRHGDPITGHIATVTWAARHDTPLRSYADDM; from the exons ATGCTGTGTTGGAGTTTAAACTTTGTcccgcagacgcagacgcagacgcggCGAGCCCTGCGGCAGGAACAAGCGGCTTTTAAAGGAGATTTCATAGTTTCCTTGAAAAGGTACAATCCTGGGACCGGACTGATGGAGCACTACTCTGAGCAG GGCTGCGGTGGAATGGACTTGTTAGACCTTCTATTTGACCAGACTGATGGAATCCTACGTAACGAGGAACTAGGGCACCATGGAAACCAAGCCTGGCCAATCCCAGAGCGTGGT ataCCAGTTGATGGCACCACCGACTTCCTGAATGCCTTGCTGAGTGGCAGCGATTCTGTGTCGGGTTCCCCCCTGTGGTCCCCCTCTCCCAGCGACAGTGGCATCAGCGAGGACCCCCACTCAGATCAAATGgacagccccccgccccctgacaGCCCCCCTGTGGAGCCCCACTGCCGCAGGGCTCTCCCTAACACCAAATCGGCTTTGGACGGCTTTGTGGAGCCTGACTTCTCAACTAACCTGG CAGACGGCTGGCCCTACAGCTTCGTCGCCGGGAGCGCCGCGGGGAGGCCGCCTGCGTCGGAGCTGCGCGAGGGCCACTCTGCGTCGCCCGCGTTCCCCCTCACCGTCAAAGACCTGCTGCTCTCCAGCGCCGCCGAgcat GGTTTAATGCCCACCTCTTCCTGCCAGACTCAGCAGCCTTCCCATCAGCCCTTTCAGGAACTCATTCTCAATGACGACGAGAAGAAGCTTCTGGCAAAGGAGGGTGTGACTCTGCCCTCCAAGTTGCCCCTGACCAAG TATGAGGAAAGGATCCTGAAGAAGATTCGCAGAAAGATCCGGAACAAGCAGTCAGCCCAGGagagcaggaagaagaagaaggaataTATTGACGGACTGGAGAGCAG GATGGCAGCATGCAATGCACAGAACCAGGAACTGCAGAGGAAGGTCTTTCAGCTGGAGAAACGCAACAC GTCTCTGATGGAGCAGCTGCGCAGACTGCAAGTCATGGTCATGAGCGGGTCCAACAAAACAGCGCAAACAGGGACCTGCATCCTG GTGCTGgtcctgtctttctccctcatCCTGTTCCCCTGCCTGCAGCCGCTCTCCGAGAGCAAAGCTCGTGACGGAGGAGACTTCGGCCTGGTGAGAG TGCAGTCCCGGTCCCTGCACAACGTCCTGTCCTCGCGCGTGCTGGAGAGCCTGGAGCACGACCACCCCGAGGCGGACCAGGAGCCGTTCTCGGCGGACGGCGGGGTGGAGGAGATCGCGGCGCTCCTGGGCCGCTCCGCCCTCGGCCCGGAGCCCCGCAACGCCAGCCTGGGCGAGGGGAGCCATCGCCACGGGGACCCCATCACCGGCCACATCGCCACGGTGACCTGGGCGGCGCGCCACGACACGCCTCTCCGCTCCTACGCGGATGATATGTGA